The nucleotide window ACGACCTCGCGCAAGATCAAGGAGATGATCCTCGATGCCGGCGCCGCCGAGGTGCACTTCCGCATCGCCAGCCCGCCGACCTCCTGGCCGTGCTTCTACGGCGTCGATACGCCCCAGCGCGAGAAGCTGCTCGCCGCCACCATGTCCGAAGACGAGATGTGCGCGCATCTCGGCGTCGACTCGCTGAAATTCATCTCGCTCGACGGGCTCTACCGCGCCGCCGGCGAGGCGGACGGGCGCGACAACAGCTGCCCGCAATACTGCGACGCCTGCTTCTCCGGCGAATACCCGGTCGAGCCGGCGGACATGATCGAGAAGGGATTCAAGCTGAAAGCCGCCGAGTAACCGGCGGCTTCGGCCCCTCCCCTTGCACGACCCCGTTCCAGGTGCCATCTGCAGCCTGTCAGAGCCGCTGACCGCCCGCGCCATGCGCCGGCACAGCGAGAACTCTGCCTCCGCGGACCAGGATTGGCAGGCCGCGGCCACCCACCTCAGAACGGGATTTCGACATGCTGACTTCCTCCTTGCGCCCGGTCGCACGGCCGGACAAGCTCGATGTGGCGCGTTACGTGAAGACTGGCCCCGAAACCGGGGACGCGGCGTCGCTCGCCACCAAGCAGAGCATCCTGAACCCCTCGGCGCTCATCGTGCTCGGAATCTTCGGCACCGATGACGACCGCAAGGCGCTGGTGCGCACGCCCGACGGTCGCACCGGAACCTACCGCGCCGGAGACCGGATCGAGGGCCGCGCCATCGTGGCGGTCGACGACGACTCGCTGCTGGTCCGGGTCAACGGACGCGCGCACCGCCTTCAACTGCCCTCCTGACGCAGCCACGCCCCGACGGGGTCACGGTGTGGCGACCGCCTGCCGACCGGCAGGCGACCTTTCGCCACCCGCGTGCACCTCACCCGAGCGTGAGCGCAGGCCTGCTTTCCCGGCCTTCGCCGGGATTGTATTTCGATCCGACCAAGGCAGAACCGACAACGCAAGAGATGGGAGACAGCTCATCATGTCACAGGCAGGCACACCCCCGGCGGTCGCCGCGACCGCGACGAAACGCGCAGACATTCCCCGTTCGGGCCCCGTCCTTCTGGGCATCTTCGGCCGCGACTCTGCGCCCCGGGCGCTGGTCCGGCTGCCCGGCGGACGCACCGCCTCGGTGCGCGTCGGGGATCGCGTCGGCAACCGCCGCGTCGTCGCGATCGACGAGACCCGCATCGCGCTCGCGCGCAACGGCAAGGGCTACTGGCTCGACCTGCCGCAGGTGAACTGAACGCGGCCCCCGCGCGGCGGGCTGACGCGTTGACAAGGCGCGCGCGCCGCGCCAAAGGGGCGGGCATGACCGACCAGATCGCCATTGTCACCGGTGCCTCGCGCGGACTGGGCTTTGCCCTGGCCGAGGCACTCGCGCCCCGCTACCACGTCGTTGCCGTCGGCCGGACCACCGGCGGGCTCGAGGATCTCGACGACCGCATCAAGGCCCGCGGCGGCAGCGCCACGCTCGCCCCCATGGACATCACCAAGCCCGAGGCGATGGCCCAGCTCTGCCGGTCGGTCTACGACCGCTGGGGCGGCGCGGCGCTCTGGGTGCACACGGCGATCCACGCGGCCCCGCTTGCCCCGGCGAGCCACATGGACCACAAGGATTTCGACAAGTCGGTGGCGGTCAACGTGACGCCGATGGGCTATCTCGTGCCCTACATGGCGGCGCTTCTCGGCGAGACCGGGCAGGCACTGTTCTTCGACGATCCGCACACGGGCGAACGCTTCTACGGTCACTACGGTGCGACCAAGGCGGCGCAGATCTCGGTTGCCAAGAGCTGGCAGGCGGAAAGCGTCAAGACCGGCCCCAAGGTCCAGATCCTCGAGCCGCGCCCGATGAACACCGCCACCCGGATGCGCTTCCACCCCGGCGAGGACAAGTCGGCGCTGGCCTCGCCCTACGACGAGGCCGCGCGGCTGCTCGCAGAGGCGGGGCTGACCGCGCCCGCCTCCTGAGCCCTGGCTCGCCGACACGGTCAGTGGGGGCGGATCACTCCGCCGCCACGACCTCCTGCCGCTGCTCCCCGAGTTTCTCGACGCGCAGTTCCATGACGTCGCCCGCGCGCAGGAAGCGCGGGGGTTTCATACCCAGCCCTACACCCGACGGCGTGCCCGTGGCGATCAGGTCGCCAGGGACGAGCTGCATAAAACGGCTCATGTAGGAAACGATCTCGGCGACGCCGAAGATCATGTCCGAGGTGTCGCTGTCCTGCACCCGCTCGCCGTTGAGATCGAGCGACAGGCCCAGGGCCTGCGGGTCCGGCACCTCGTCGGCGGTCACCAGCCACGGCCCGCAGGGCCCGTATCCCGGTGCCGACTTGCCCTTGATCCACTGGCCGCCGTGCTCCATCTGCCAGGCGCGTTCCGACAGGTCGTTGACCACGCAGTAGCCAGCGACATGGTCAAGCGCCTCGGCTTCCGAGACCTGCCAGCAGGGCTTGCCGATCACCACGCCGAGCTCGACCTCCCAGTCGGATTTCTCCGATCCCGGCGGAATGGTCACAGCATCGTTCGGACCCGCGAGCGCCGATGCGGCCTTGGAGAACAGGATCGGTTCGGCCGGCGGCTTGGCACCGGTTTCGGCGGCATGCTTCGCGTAATTCAGCCCGACGCAGAAGAAATTCGGCACGGCTCCGAGACAGGCGCCGATGCGCGCCCCCTCGGGCAGCACCGGCAACGTGGTCAGGTCGATGCCCCGGATCGTCTCGAGCGCCGCGAGCGACACGCCCTGCCCCGTGAAGTCCGGCACGTGGCCGGAAAGGTCGCGGATCTGGCCGTTCTCGTCGATCACCGTCGGCCGCTCTTCTCCCGGCGGCCCCACACGCATCAGTTTCAACTGTCGTCCTCCTTCTTGATGTTCGTCTCCGCCTCGGCGGCAAGCGCCTCGGCGATGTCGTCGGCCATCGAGCCCAGGTGCGCCTCGACCGCGGCAGTCACCGCTTCCGTGTCGCGCGCCAGAAGAGCCCGTGTCAGCCGCTCGTGATGACCGACCACCCGGTCCCGGTTGCGTCGCATCCGTGCCGGCAGGTAGCGCGCCCGCCACAGCCGGGCGAGGTAGGCACCATGCGTCTCGGCCAGTGCCGGATTGTGCGAGGCCAGCGCGATCTGCCGGTGAAACGCCATGTCGAGCTCGAAGGCGTCGAGCGCGTCGAGCCGGTCGTAGTTCTCGGCGACCTCGCGGTGCTGCGCCGCGATGGCGTCGAGCTCGTCCTGCGTGGCCTGCGAACAAGCAAGCTGCGCCGAAAGCTTCTCGAGCGCTTCGAGCACCACCACCTGGTCGCGGATTTCCCTGATGGTGGGGCTGGCCACCACCGGGCTGCGGGCCGGGCGCAGCACCACGAGCCCCTCCTTGGCAAGAATGCGGATCGCCTCGCGCATCGGGGTGCGGCTCACGCCCATGGTGGCGGCGCTGTCGCGCTCCTTGATCGGCGCGCCGGGCGGCAGCGTGCCGCGCAGGATCGACCGGCGCAGCCGCGCCGCGATCTGCTCCGCCAGCGTTTCCTGCGGCGCCTCCATGCGGTCTCAGCCCCGGCCGATATAGGGCATCGCGGTGGCCATCACGGTGACGAACTGCACGTTCGCATCGAGCGGCAACGACGCCATGTGCAGCACGGTCTGCGCGCAATGGCTGGCGTCCATCACCGGCTCGGGCGCGATCTCGCCGCTGGCCTGCGGCACGCCCTCAGCCATCGGCGCCGCCATGTCGGTCAGCGCGTTGCCGATGTCGATCTGGCCGCAGGCGATGTCGAAGGCCCGGCCGTCGAGGCTGAGGGATTTCGTCAGCCCGGTGATCGCGTGTTTCGAGGTCGTGTAGGGCACCGAGCCCCAGCGCGGCACATGCGCCGAGATCGACCCGTTGTTGATGATCCGCCCGCCCTGCGGCGTCTGCCGGCGCATCTGGCCAAAGGCCGCGCGGGCGCAGAGCACCATGCCGGTGATGTTCACCGAGGCAAGCGCCAGCCAGTCCTCGACCGGGATCTCGTCGATCATCGCCGCCTTGCTGAAGATGCCGGCGTTGTTGAAGAGCGCGTCGATCCGGCTCCATCGGTCCGCGACCTGTGCGAAACCCGCGTCGACCGCTGCCGGCTCGGACACGTCGAAGGGCACGACCAGCGCGTTCGGATCGCCGTTCGCGGTCTCGACGAGCGGCGCCTCGCGACGGCCCACCAGCGCCACGCGCCAGCCCGCTTCGAGAAACGCCTGCGCCGTCACGCGGCCGATGCCGCTGCCCGCACCGGTGATCACGATGCCCTGTGTCATGCGATATGCTCCCCCGATTGTGCATCCCCGTGGATCCCGGCGATTTCCGGCCGCCCGTCCGCTTGCCCACACTCGTCCGGCTGGTATACCGATTGCAAGAGCAATCCCAGAACCCCGGACCTTCCCATGACCGCCTTCGAGGCTCTCGACCATCTTCTCGGATCGCGCTTCACCACGACGCTGGCGGCGCGGCAGCAGAATGCCCACAACGAGGCGCATTACGACGAGGCCCTGCCCGACGCCGTGGCCTTTCCCGAGACCACCGAGGAGGTCGCGCAGATCCTGCGCACCTGCGCCGAAGCCGGTGTGCCCGTCACGCCCTTCGGCACCGGCACCTCGCTGGAGGGGCAGCACCTTGCCGTCAACGGCGGCGTGAGCCTCGATTTCTCGCGGATGAACCGCATCCTGTCGGTGAACGATGCCGACATGAACGTCGTGGTGCAGCCGGGCGTGACCCGCAAGCAGCTCAACGAGGAGCTGCGCGCCACCGGCCTGTTCTTCCCGATCGACCCCGGCGCCGACGCCTCGCTCGGCGGGATGGCGGCGACGCGGGCAAGCGGCACCACCGCCGTCCGTTACGGCACCATGCGCGAGAACGTGCTGGCGCTCGAAGCGGTCATGGCCGATGGCTCGGTCATCCGCACCGGCACGGCGGCGAAGAAGTCCTCGGCGGGCTACGACCTGACGCACCTGCTGGTGGGCTCCGAGGGCACGCTCGGTCTCATCACCGAGCTCACGCTGAAGATGCACGGCCAGCCCGAGGCGGTGGCCGCCGCCACCTGCCGCTTCGAGACGGTGGAAGACGCGGTCGACTGCGTCATCCTGACGATCCAGAGCGGCATCCCGATGGCGCGGATCGAGCTGGTCGACGAGATGATGGTGCGCGGCTTCAACCTCCACGCGGGCACCGGGATGCCCGAGAAGCCGCATCTTTTCCTCGAGTTCCACGGCGCGCCGCAGGCGGTGGCCGAGCAGGTCGCCACCTTCCGCGAGCTTGCCGCCGATGCCGGTGCCGAAGGCTGGCAGGAGGCCGCGACCACCGAGGAACGCACCGCGCTCTGGAGCCTGCGCCACGGCGCCCTGCCCGCCATCGGCGCGCTCGATCCCGGGGCCGGGAAGCGGACCTATTCCACCGATGTCTGCGTGCCGATCTCGCGACTGGCCGAAGCCGTCGCGGTGGCCAAGGAAGAGGCACGCGCGCGCGGGCTGATCTGCACCATCGTCGGCCACGTCGGCGACGGCAACTTTCACTGCGGCGTGCGCTTCGACCCAGCCGACCGCGCCCAGCTCGACGCGGTGCTGGCGTTCTCCGGCGCGCTGGCCGAGGCGGCGTTGCGGCTCGGCGGGACGGTCACCGGGGAGCATGGCATCGGCCTTGGCAAGCAGAAATACATGGATGCCGAGCACGGCGCCGCGCTCGACTGGATGCGGCGGGTGAAGACAGCCTTCGATCCGCAGGGTATCCTCAATCCCGGCAAGCTGATACCGCCGGAATCCTGACACCACGTTTCAAACCACAGGAGTGACGCAATGGGCGCCTTTCTCGCCCTCGGGGAATGCATGGTCGAACTGTCCTCGGCCGGCGGCGATCTCTATCGCCGCGGATTCGCCGGAGACACGTTCAATACCGCCTGGTACGCCCGGCGGCTTCTTCCGGCCGACTGGACCGTCGGCTACGGCACCTGCGTCGGCGAGGACAAGGCCAGCCAGGAGATGCTCGACTTCATGGCCGCCGAGGGCATCGAGACCTCGGGCATCCGGCGGGTGCCGGACGCCACGGTGGGGCTCTACATGATCTCGCTCGAAGAGAACGGCGAACGCAGCTTCTCCTACTGGCGCGGCCAGTCGGCGGCGCGGCGCATGACCGAGGACCTCAAGTGGCTCGACGGGCTGCTCAAGGACCGCGACATGATCCACTTTTCGGGCATCACGCTGGCGATCCTGCCGCCGAAGAGCCGCGAGTTCTTCTGCGGCGCGCTCGCCCGCGCCCGCCAGCGCGGAGCAATCGTCGCCTTCGACACCAACCTGCGCCCGAAGCTCTGGGAAAGCCGCGAGGCGATGAAGGCGGGGCTGACCATGGGCGCGCGCACCGCCGATATCGTGCTGCCGTCCTTCGACGAGGAGACCGAGCTGTTCGGCGACGCGACCCCGGAGGCGACCGCCGAGCGCTACCGCAAGCTCGGCGCCGACTTGGTGGCCGTCAAGCAGGGCCCCGGCGCGCTGACCGTGTCGCAGCGCGAGGCCGGCCTGCTGACCGTGCCCTCGGTGCCGGTGACAAAGGTCGTCGACACCACCGCCGCCGGCGACAGCTTTGCCGCCGGGCTGCTGTCGGGACTGGCCATGGGGCTGCCGCTGGAAGAGGCGGCGGCGCAGGCGATGGGGCTCGCGGCGCGGGTGATCCAGGCGCCGGGCGCGCTGGCGCCGTCGGCGGTGGCGCCGGCCTGAGACTGGATCTTCGCGGATGGCGGGGTGCGGTGGCGGAGTGCGGATGTCGCTCCGGCGCCGCGCCGGCGGCACCGGCCGGCAGCGAGGGGCGCTGCCCCTCGCGCTCCCCGAGGGTATTTGGAAAGAGAAGAAGGGAGGACGTCGCGCTGCCGGTCGATGGGCGCGACGCGTGAGTGATGTCTGCGCGGGGGCCGTCGAGGGCGCGGTGAGGGTCGCCGGGGAAGCCTGCCGCGCGGTTGCGGCACGGCCCCCCGCGGCGGCTCAGGTGTTGAAGAGGAAGTGCAGGACGTCGCCGTCCTTGACCGTGTAGGTCTTGCCCTCGGCGCGCATCTTGCCGGCTTCCTTGGCGCCCTGCTCGCCGCCCTGCGCCACGAAATCCTCGTAGGCGATGGTCTCGGCGCGGATGAAGCCCTTTTCGAAGTCGCCGTGGATGACGCCGGCCGCCTGCGGTGCGAGCGTGCCGGTGCGGATGGTCCAGGCGCGGGCTTCCTTGGGGCCGACGGTGAAGTAGGTCTCGAGGTGCAGCAGCTCGTAGCCGGCGCGGATCAGGCGGTCGAGCCCGGCCTCCTCGAGGCCGAGCTCGGACAGGAACATCTCGGCCTCCTCGCCGTCGAGCTGGCTGATCTCCTCCTCGATCTTGGCGGAGATCACCACGTGGGCGTTGCCCTGCTCGGCGGCCATCGCGGCGACCTTCTCGGAGAGCGCGTTGCCGGTGGCAGCCTCGTCCTCGTCGACGTTGCAGACGTAGAGCACTGGCTTGGAGCTCAGCAGCTGCAGCATGTTCCACTGCTTGCGGTCGTCGTCGTCGACCTCGACCATGCGGGCGGGCTTGCCCTGTTCGAGCATCTCGAGCGCGGCCTTCATGAGGCGCTCCTGCTGGACCGCCTCCTTGTCGCCGCCGCGCACCTTGCGCACGATGTTCTGGAGGCGCTTCTCGAGGCTCTCCATGTCGGCGATGATCAGCTCGGTCTCGATGGTCTCGGCGTCGGCCACCGGGTCGACCCGGCCGTCGACATGGGTCACGTCCTCGTCCTCGAAGCAGCGCAGCACGTGGGCGATGGCGTCGGTCTCGCGGATGTTGGCGAGGAACTGGTTGCCGAGGCCCTCGCCCTTGGAGGCGCCCTTAACAAGGCCCGCGATGTCGACGAAGGTCATCCGCGTGGGGATGATGTTCTGCGATTTCGCGATCTTCGCCAGCGTGTCGAGGCGCGAGTCGGGCACGGCGACCTCGCCCACGTTGGGCTCGATCGTGCAGAAGGGAAAGTTCGCCGCCTGCGCCGCGGCGGTCCTGGTCAGCGCGTTGAAGAGGGTCGACTTGCCGACGTTCGGCAGACCCACGATGCCCATGCGAAATCCCATATCCTGCTCCTTAGGCTGGCGTTCGGCGCCTTCTAGGCAGGGATGCCTCCGAGCGCAAGGGAGCGCGCGGCCTGCTGCGCATCGAGCGCCGGCAGCGCGCGACGCCAGAACCTGAGCAGCAGAAGGACCGCCGCCGCCCCAAGGCCTATGGTCAGCCCGAACCAGACGCCCACCGTGCCGAAGCCTCCGTGCAGCCCGAGCAGCCAGCCAGCCGGCAGGCCGAGCCCCCAGTAGGAGACGGCCGCGATGATCATCGGGCCGCGCGTGTCCTGCAACCCGCGCAGCAGGCCGAGCGCCACCACCTGCAGCGCGTCGACCAGCTGGAAGGCCGCCGCGACCATCAGCAGCGCGACGCCGATGGCCAGGATCGCCTCGCGCTGGGGGTCGTCCGGCGACAGGAAGATGCCCACCAGCGCCTCGGGCACGAGGAGGAACAGCGCCACCGTCACCACGACCGCCGCAATGGACAGCGCGAAGACCGTCCGTGCGTCGCGCCGCAGGAAGACCGCATCGCGACGGCCCCGCGCCTGCCCGGCGCGGATCGTTGCCGCGTTGGCGAGGCCGAGGTGAATCATGAAGGTCGCGGCGGTGATCTGCAGGCCGATGCCATGCGCGGCCAGCGGCACCGGTCCGAACAGGCCGATCAGGATCGCCGAGGCGCCGAACAGCCCGACCTCGGCCAGGGTCGTCAGCCCGATGGGCAGACCCAGCGAGAAGACGTCGCGCAGGAGTTCGACGTCGGGCCGCCAGAAGCGCTGCCAGAGCGGGTATTGCGGCAGTTGCACACGAGCATAGAGGGCGCAGCCGGCGAAGGACACGCCATGCGAGACGAGCGACGCCACCGCGGCGCCCCGGATACCGAGCTCGGGCGCACCGAAGTTGCCGAAGATCAGCATGTAGTTGGCGAGCGCGTTGGCCAGCGCCGCCAGCACGGTGATCCAGAACACCATGCGGGTGTGCTCCAGCGCGCCGAGGTAGCTCTTGAACACCATGACGCCCAGGGCGGGAAGCAGGCCGAACCCGGCGACCCGCAGGTAGGTCTGCGCGTCGCGCGCCACCTGCGGTGCCTGCCCGAGCGCCTCGAGCGCGGGGGCCGAGAACCACATCAGCGGCATCGCCAGAAGGAACACGCCGATAGACAGCCACAGGCTCATGCGGGTGGCCCGGCGGATCATCGTGTGGTTTCCCTCGGCATCATACTGCGCGATCATCGGCGTGACCGCCCAGGCGAAACCCGAGCCGAACAGGAAGATCACCGCGAAGGCGGTGGTCGCAAGTGTGAGACCGGCCAGCTCCGCCACGCCGTAGCGGCCGATCATCGCCGCATCGGTCAGGCCGATGGCCATCTGCGCCAGATGCCCGCCGACCAGCGGCAGGCCGAGGAGCAGGAGACCCCGGGCATGGGTTCGATATGGAAGTCGGGTGGTCATGCGCGCGCTCTAGCCCCCGGGCGCGACCGCGGCAAGCCGCAATCTGCGGTTGCGCCTTGTCGGGCCTCAGAGCGCCCGCAGGACGAATTGCCCCGCGAGGACGGCGATCATGGCGCCGGCTGCCACCTCGATGCCCCCCATGACGCGCAGGGCGCCCGGACCGCTCTCGAAGCGCGTGAGTGCCCCCTCGCGCAGGACGACCGAGGCCAACGCGACGACCACGGTCACGGTGGCGGTGCCGAGCCCCATGGCGAAGGCACCGAGGATACCGGCGCCATCGAGCCCCATCCGCCAGGTCAGGATGAGCAGGAACAGCGCCCCCGTGCAGGGGCGCAGCGCGATGGCTCCGATCAGGGCCGCGGCATCCCGCAGCGAGCGCACCGCTTCGGCCTGCTCGGCGGTCGGCGCATGGGCATGGCCGCAAGTGGTGCAGACCGCGTCGTCGGGCACGTGGTGGTGGTGATGCTCGTGCGTCCCCTGCGTGGCCTCCCCCGGGCGCGACGCCGGCCAGAGCTTGCGCGCCCCGCGCAGCACCAGCCACGTGCCAATTAGCGCAATGGCCGCGTAGCTCGCCGGTGCGAACCATGCCTCGGCCGCGCCGGTCAGCTCGCTCCGGCCCCAGCCCAGCAACCACACGCCGGCGTAGACGAGCCCCACCGCCGAGGCGGCCTGCGCCAGGCTGGACGCCACCGCGAGGACCGAAAGCCGCAGAACCGGCACGCGCCGTCCGACCCCGTAGCCTCCGATCAGCAGCTTGCCATGCCCCGGCCCCGCAGCGTGAAAGACCCCATAGGTGAAACACACCGCCAGCAGGGTCGCGAGCGCGCCCGGATCGCCGGCCCGAAGCGCCCTCAGGCCGCCGGCCATGAACGTCTGCGCCTCGCGCTGACCATCGGCGGCCAGCCTTGCCACGAGATCGGCACCACCGAAGCCCCAAAGCCAGAGCGCAAGCCCTGCCACGGCGAGGGCACCACTCAGGAGGAGGGCGCGCATGTCAGCGTGATCCTCTCCGCATAATATTTTCCGACCTCCAGCAGCTCGAACTGATCCTCGGGCACCTGCGCGAGTTCCTCATCGACCGCCCGTTCAGCAGCCTCCGTGTCGGGCGCCTCGACCTCCGCCCGGCAAGGCTCCGGCAGCGCGACCCCGCCCGAGACCTCGTAGGCGACATAGTAGGTCGGATCGAATTGGCGGATCTCGACTCCTTCGGCCGGTGTCGGTGCCACGTCGCGATAGTGAACCGACACGAGTTGCCCGTCGATCAGCTGCACGCCGCGCCCCTCCGGCGCCCCGAGCGCCAGAGAACGCCCCTCCGCGTCGCGAAGGTAGAGATCGCCCTCGAAATCCTCGGGCCAGTTGTCCAGATCGAAGCGCTGCACCTGCTCGAGCTCGTCCGGCGCAAGAACGCCGTCACCGTCGGCGTCGAGCCCCATGTCCTCGAGTATCAGCAGGCTGAAGAGCGCGTCATAGGCCCATGTCACCTCTATCCCGGTGAGCTGTCGCTCGGAGTCGAGGCTCAGCCGCAGCGTCGTGTCGACGAAGACATGCGGATGCGCCCGCGCCGGGATCGCGGGCAGAAGCAGCAGAAGACAGGCAAGCCATTTCGTCATGGCCGGGAACTTACCTTCTCCCCGTGGCTTTACAATAGGCGGTGCAACGGCATCGGCGGATCGGCGCAAGTCGCCGCGAGAGCGTTGAAAAAGAGGTGTGTTCAAACATGGAGACGGCGTCGGATACCGAACTTGAAGGGTTTGCACGGGGCGCGCGCGCCTTTCTCGAGGATCTGTCCCGCTACAACACGAGGGCGTGGTTCCGCGAGAACAAGTCGCGCTACGATGCCGAGGTGAAGCGCCCCGCCGAAACCCTCGTCGCGAGCGTTGCCTCGGGGCTCGAAGACGCCCATGGCCTCCCGGTGCATGGCAAGGTCTTCCGGCCCCATCGCGACATCCGCTTTTCCGACGACAAGACACCGTTCTTCACCCATCTCCACGCCGCCTGGAGCGTGCCCGACGGCCGAGGCTGGTATTTCGGCCTCTCGCCCTCCTACGCCTCGGCGGGTGGCGGCGTGATGCAGTTCGACGAGGAGCAGGCCGCGCACTGGCGCGGCGCGGTCGACGGCCCGGCGGGCGCGGCCCTCGAGGCCGCGCTGGCGGTGCCCGGCGCACGGCTCGATCCGCCCGATCTCGACGAGGTGCCCGAGCCCTACCCCGACGATCACCCCCGCGCCGACCTGTTGCGCCGGCGCGGTTGTCTGCTCTGGCTCGACGACCTGTTCGAGCCGCTCGACCGGGATCCCGCGGCGGGACTTCTGGATGCCTTCGACCGCATCGCGCCGCTGCAACGCTGGCTCGGCGAGCATCTCTGAGCGAAGCGTATCCGCTCAGCTGCCCACGTGCCGGTTCGACGGGTGCAGCGCCGTCCCGAGGATATGGTCGGCCCGGTGGATCACATGCGCCGCACCGCCCACGATCAGCGGGTCCGGTGGCGTGGCGATCCTGCGGTCCTTGCCCGGATAGTCGAGCGTCGACAGGAAATGCCGCATGCAGTCCAGCCGCGCGCGTTTCTTGTCGTTCGATTTCACCACGACCCAGGGCGCATCGGCGGTATCGGTGTAGAAGAACATCGCCTCCTTCGCCTCGGTGTAGTCATCCCACTTGTCGAGGCTCGCCTTGTCGATCGGCGACAGCTTCCACTGCTTGAGCGGATCTGTCTCGCGGCTCTTGAAGCGGCGCTTCTGCTCGTCCTGCGTGACCGAGAACCAGTACTTGTAGAGCCGGATGCCCGCCCGCACCAGCATCCGCTCGAGCTCGGGCGTCTGCCGCATGAACTCGAGATACTCGTTGGGCTCGCAGAACCCCATCACCCGCTCGACACCCGCGCGATTGTACCACGAGCGATCGTAGAGCACCATTTCACCGGCGGTCGGCAGATGCTCGATGTAGCGCTGGAAATACCATTGGCCCTTCTCGACATCCGAAGGCCGGTTCAGCGCCACGACGCGCGCGTGCCGCGGGTTCAGGTGCTCGGTGAAGCGCTTGATCGTGCCGCCCTTGCCGGCGGCATCGCGGCCCTCGAACAGCAGCACGCATTTCTGCCCGGTCTGCTGGAACCACAGCTGGACCTTCAGAAGCTCGGCCTGCAGCTGCGCCTTCTGACGCTCGTAGCTGCGCCGCGACAGCTTGGTCTGATAGGGATACTCGCCGGTCTCGAAGGCATGGCGGATCTCGTCCGGCGTGGGCGCCGGCGCGTGCAGGCGGCGCCTCTGGGGCGCGGGGTGGGCCTCCGCCCCGGCATCGGGCCGGGTCTGCGGATCGAAGGGCACCGTCTCCCCGTTCGGCATCGCGTCGGTGCTGGCGGCGGGGGGCTTTTGCGTCTCGTCCATGCGGCTCCTTTCGGCATCGGTTGCGCGCAGCTTGCCCCGCCCGCCCCG belongs to Salipiger profundus and includes:
- a CDS encoding SDR family NAD(P)-dependent oxidoreductase codes for the protein MTDQIAIVTGASRGLGFALAEALAPRYHVVAVGRTTGGLEDLDDRIKARGGSATLAPMDITKPEAMAQLCRSVYDRWGGAALWVHTAIHAAPLAPASHMDHKDFDKSVAVNVTPMGYLVPYMAALLGETGQALFFDDPHTGERFYGHYGATKAAQISVAKSWQAESVKTGPKVQILEPRPMNTATRMRFHPGEDKSALASPYDEAARLLAEAGLTAPAS
- a CDS encoding sugar kinase, with translation MGAFLALGECMVELSSAGGDLYRRGFAGDTFNTAWYARRLLPADWTVGYGTCVGEDKASQEMLDFMAAEGIETSGIRRVPDATVGLYMISLEENGERSFSYWRGQSAARRMTEDLKWLDGLLKDRDMIHFSGITLAILPPKSREFFCGALARARQRGAIVAFDTNLRPKLWESREAMKAGLTMGARTADIVLPSFDEETELFGDATPEATAERYRKLGADLVAVKQGPGALTVSQREAGLLTVPSVPVTKVVDTTAAGDSFAAGLLSGLAMGLPLEEAAAQAMGLAARVIQAPGALAPSAVAPA
- the ychF gene encoding redox-regulated ATPase YchF, with amino-acid sequence MGFRMGIVGLPNVGKSTLFNALTRTAAAQAANFPFCTIEPNVGEVAVPDSRLDTLAKIAKSQNIIPTRMTFVDIAGLVKGASKGEGLGNQFLANIRETDAIAHVLRCFEDEDVTHVDGRVDPVADAETIETELIIADMESLEKRLQNIVRKVRGGDKEAVQQERLMKAALEMLEQGKPARMVEVDDDDRKQWNMLQLLSSKPVLYVCNVDEDEAATGNALSEKVAAMAAEQGNAHVVISAKIEEEISQLDGEEAEMFLSELGLEEAGLDRLIRAGYELLHLETYFTVGPKEARAWTIRTGTLAPQAAGVIHGDFEKGFIRAETIAYEDFVAQGGEQGAKEAGKMRAEGKTYTVKDGDVLHFLFNT
- a CDS encoding GntR family transcriptional regulator, with translation MEAPQETLAEQIAARLRRSILRGTLPPGAPIKERDSAATMGVSRTPMREAIRILAKEGLVVLRPARSPVVASPTIREIRDQVVVLEALEKLSAQLACSQATQDELDAIAAQHREVAENYDRLDALDAFELDMAFHRQIALASHNPALAETHGAYLARLWRARYLPARMRRNRDRVVGHHERLTRALLARDTEAVTAAVEAHLGSMADDIAEALAAEAETNIKKEDDS
- a CDS encoding SDR family oxidoreductase, whose product is MTQGIVITGAGSGIGRVTAQAFLEAGWRVALVGRREAPLVETANGDPNALVVPFDVSEPAAVDAGFAQVADRWSRIDALFNNAGIFSKAAMIDEIPVEDWLALASVNITGMVLCARAAFGQMRRQTPQGGRIINNGSISAHVPRWGSVPYTTSKHAITGLTKSLSLDGRAFDIACGQIDIGNALTDMAAPMAEGVPQASGEIAPEPVMDASHCAQTVLHMASLPLDANVQFVTVMATAMPYIGRG
- a CDS encoding amidophosphoribosyltransferase, with translation MSQAGTPPAVAATATKRADIPRSGPVLLGIFGRDSAPRALVRLPGGRTASVRVGDRVGNRRVVAIDETRIALARNGKGYWLDLPQVN
- a CDS encoding FAD-binding oxidoreductase yields the protein MTAFEALDHLLGSRFTTTLAARQQNAHNEAHYDEALPDAVAFPETTEEVAQILRTCAEAGVPVTPFGTGTSLEGQHLAVNGGVSLDFSRMNRILSVNDADMNVVVQPGVTRKQLNEELRATGLFFPIDPGADASLGGMAATRASGTTAVRYGTMRENVLALEAVMADGSVIRTGTAAKKSSAGYDLTHLLVGSEGTLGLITELTLKMHGQPEAVAAATCRFETVEDAVDCVILTIQSGIPMARIELVDEMMVRGFNLHAGTGMPEKPHLFLEFHGAPQAVAEQVATFRELAADAGAEGWQEAATTEERTALWSLRHGALPAIGALDPGAGKRTYSTDVCVPISRLAEAVAVAKEEARARGLICTIVGHVGDGNFHCGVRFDPADRAQLDAVLAFSGALAEAALRLGGTVTGEHGIGLGKQKYMDAEHGAALDWMRRVKTAFDPQGILNPGKLIPPES
- a CDS encoding fumarylacetoacetate hydrolase family protein is translated as MKLMRVGPPGEERPTVIDENGQIRDLSGHVPDFTGQGVSLAALETIRGIDLTTLPVLPEGARIGACLGAVPNFFCVGLNYAKHAAETGAKPPAEPILFSKAASALAGPNDAVTIPPGSEKSDWEVELGVVIGKPCWQVSEAEALDHVAGYCVVNDLSERAWQMEHGGQWIKGKSAPGYGPCGPWLVTADEVPDPQALGLSLDLNGERVQDSDTSDMIFGVAEIVSYMSRFMQLVPGDLIATGTPSGVGLGMKPPRFLRAGDVMELRVEKLGEQRQEVVAAE